GCCCGGTGCCGGCGTCAGCTTCTGGGTGAACCACATCACCGCCACGTTGATGACCGGCAGGATGAAGTACGGGTCGCGTGCGGTCAGGTCCTGGATCCAGCCCAGCCACGGCGCCTGGCGCAGTTCGACCGACTCGACCAGCACCCAGTACAAAGCGAAGAAGATCGGCATCTGGATGAGGATCGGCAGGCAGCCGCCCATCGGATTGATCTTTTCCTTCTTGTACAGCTCCATCATCGCGGTCTGGAACTTCTGGCGGTCATCGCCATAGCGTTCCTTCAGCTGCGCGATGCGCGGCTGGAAGCGACGCATCTTGGCGCCGCTCTTGTACTGCACGGCCGACAGCGGGTACAGCACCAGCTTCAGCAGCACCACCAGGCCGACAATCGCCCAGCCCCAGTTGCCGACCAGCTTGTGCACCTGGTTCAGCACCCAGAACAGGCCCTGGCCGATCACCGCCATCATCGAGAAGCGGCTGTAGTCGACCACGCGGTCCAGGCCCGGCACGTCTTCCTTGGCGATCAGGTTGACCAGCTTCGGGCCGACCCACAGGCGGGCTTCGGTACTGGTGGACTGGCCCGGGGCCACGGTGAAGGCCGGGCCACGCGCCTCGATCAGGTCACGACCGGCCACCTGCGACAGCACGTAGTGCGCGGTCTGGTCCTTCTGCGGGATCCAGGCGGTGAAGAAGTGGTGCTGCAGCATCGCCAGCCAGCCGCCGGTGATGTTCTGGTTCAGCGTGCCGTCTTCCAGGTAGTCCTTGAACGCACGACGCTGGTACTTCTTGTCGTTGTCGTACCAGGTGGCACCGTTGAAGCTGAACGAATCCGGGTTGGTCATGCTCCGCGACAGGATGGTCGGGGTGCGGTCCAGGGTGCGGTAGACGTAGCCGTTCCACGGCGCGGCGCCGGCATTGCTGACTTCGTCCTTGAATCGCACGGCGTACTCGTTGCGCGAGACGGTCAGGGTGCGCTTGATGGTCACGCCGTTGTCGGCGGTCCACACGAACGGGATCTGCAGCTCGTTCTGGCCCTTGGCCAGCACGAAGTCCTTGGTGTCACCGACCAGCTTGAAGCCATCGGCGCCCGGCACCGGGGTGTTCTTGTCTTCGCTGGCCCAGCCACTGATCGCGCTGTACGGATGCGCGGGGTCTTCGGTCAGCAGGCGGACCGGCGGGCTGCCCTCGTCCTTGGTCTGCGGGAACTGCAGCAGCTCGGCGTCCAGCACGCGGCCGCCGTCCAGCACCAGGCGCAGCACGTCGGTGGTGACGGTCACGCGCTGGCTGGCCGGGGTGGCGCTGGCCTGGGCCTGCACGGCCGCCTGGCCCGGTGCGCCCGGCACCTGGGCGCTGGGGATGGCGCCCGGGGTCGCGCCCGGAACACTCTGTGCGGCGGTCGGGGCCGACGTGGTCGTCGGTGCCGGGGTCGGGGCAGCCTTTTCACGGCTCCACTCCATCCACAGCAGCACGGCCACCATCAGCCAGGCAAAAATGAGGAATACGCGGGTCTGGTTCATCAGCGGACAGGCTCGGCGGGGCCGGGACGCGATGCCGGCTCGGTCAAAGAAGGAGTTGCGATGCCATCAGGCGGCGGCATTGTGCCGTCCACGCCCGGCGTGGGCAATGCACGCAGGCGACGCAGCAGGCGCAGGAAGGCCTGGCGGATCTCGTCGTTGCTGGCGGAACGCGCAGCACTACGGGCCACGACGACAAAGTCGCCTGGCTGGATGTCGGTACGTGTCTGACGCAGGATGTCGCGCAGGACGCGCTTGATCCGGTT
This genomic window from Stenotrophomonas maltophilia contains:
- the yidC gene encoding membrane protein insertase YidC, with the protein product MNQTRVFLIFAWLMVAVLLWMEWSREKAAPTPAPTTTSAPTAAQSVPGATPGAIPSAQVPGAPGQAAVQAQASATPASQRVTVTTDVLRLVLDGGRVLDAELLQFPQTKDEGSPPVRLLTEDPAHPYSAISGWASEDKNTPVPGADGFKLVGDTKDFVLAKGQNELQIPFVWTADNGVTIKRTLTVSRNEYAVRFKDEVSNAGAAPWNGYVYRTLDRTPTILSRSMTNPDSFSFNGATWYDNDKKYQRRAFKDYLEDGTLNQNITGGWLAMLQHHFFTAWIPQKDQTAHYVLSQVAGRDLIEARGPAFTVAPGQSTSTEARLWVGPKLVNLIAKEDVPGLDRVVDYSRFSMMAVIGQGLFWVLNQVHKLVGNWGWAIVGLVVLLKLVLYPLSAVQYKSGAKMRRFQPRIAQLKERYGDDRQKFQTAMMELYKKEKINPMGGCLPILIQMPIFFALYWVLVESVELRQAPWLGWIQDLTARDPYFILPVINVAVMWFTQKLTPAPGMDPMQQKMMQFMPLVFGVMMAFMPSGLVLYWVVNGGLGLLQQWWMTKRHGGEPVPATTAPAPVKKK
- the rnpA gene encoding ribonuclease P protein component — protein: MPHLAADAIPSTVNTADPRKRFPRSARVRTRAEYSTVFNGARRVSDPLMTLHWLPADRPARLGLAVSRKVDPNAVGRNRIKRVLRDILRQTRTDIQPGDFVVVARSAARSASNDEIRQAFLRLLRRLRALPTPGVDGTMPPPDGIATPSLTEPASRPGPAEPVR